From a single Flavobacteriales bacterium genomic region:
- a CDS encoding family 16 glycosylhydrolase, with product MPHHLPTRWRGPLVRVLSFALMLIAPNVQAQSWSLVWSDEFDIDSINAANWVFETGAGGWGNNEWEYYSNRPENAVTHNGNLLIIARKESYKGSDYTSARMKTQGLQNWTYGKVEARIKLQQSKGIWPAFWMLGENITQVGWPKCGEIDIMEHINTETKTYGTMHWDNNGHAQYGGNTTCTATDYHVYGIEWDNTAIRWFLDGTQYWEGNISNNINSTEEFHSPQFIILNMAVGGNWPGYPDGTTVFPDTMFVDYVRVYQVATTLPQKDQQAFTATLYPNPAGDHVNPTLHVQSAGDCIYRARMINSVGQVVHEQTLQVGSSGDLHTTLPTENLPAGLYNVMIEGMDGVKCVRWVKE from the coding sequence ATGCCACACCACCTTCCCACCCGCTGGCGCGGACCTCTGGTCCGTGTCCTGTCGTTTGCACTGATGCTCATTGCCCCGAACGTACAAGCCCAATCCTGGTCACTCGTCTGGTCGGATGAGTTCGACATCGACAGCATCAATGCCGCCAACTGGGTTTTCGAAACCGGTGCCGGCGGATGGGGTAACAACGAATGGGAATACTACTCCAACCGCCCCGAGAACGCCGTCACCCACAACGGCAACCTGCTCATCATCGCCAGGAAAGAATCGTACAAAGGAAGCGACTACACTTCTGCACGAATGAAAACGCAGGGCCTTCAGAACTGGACCTATGGCAAGGTGGAGGCACGCATCAAACTGCAGCAAAGCAAAGGCATCTGGCCCGCCTTCTGGATGCTGGGCGAGAACATCACCCAGGTGGGCTGGCCCAAGTGTGGGGAGATCGACATCATGGAACACATCAACACCGAAACGAAAACGTACGGTACCATGCATTGGGACAACAACGGCCATGCCCAGTACGGAGGCAACACCACCTGCACAGCCACTGACTACCACGTGTATGGTATCGAGTGGGACAACACCGCCATCCGCTGGTTCCTGGATGGCACCCAATACTGGGAGGGCAACATCTCCAACAACATCAACAGCACCGAAGAGTTTCATAGTCCCCAGTTCATCATCCTGAATATGGCTGTAGGCGGCAACTGGCCCGGATACCCCGACGGCACCACTGTTTTCCCGGATACGATGTTCGTGGATTACGTGCGCGTATACCAGGTGGCCACCACCCTTCCTCAAAAAGATCAGCAAGCCTTCACCGCCACGCTCTACCCCAACCCGGCCGGTGATCATGTCAATCCAACGTTGCATGTGCAGAGTGCGGGTGATTGCATATACCGTGCACGGATGATCAATTCGGTCGGACAGGTGGTGCATGAACAGACCTTGCAGGTCGGATCATCCGGCGATCTTCACACAACCCTCCCCACGGAAAATCTTCCGGCCGGATTGTACAACGTGATGATTGAAGGTATGGACGGAGTGAAGTGTGTAAGGTGGGTGAAGGAGTAG
- a CDS encoding polyphosphate polymerase domain-containing protein has protein sequence MKQLHDILNTFDPVSLEEMDRVKLMNRVDTKFVFPLSRLAGILDQLRDEYQVLEVNHHRVSRYESLYFDTPEFDLYHNHHRGKMNRFKIRFRKYVESELNFFEVKFKNNKGRTIKDRVKQPQINDKITDHAQVLLKEKTSLPAEELEAKIWVNYSRITLVSKHSTERVTIDLDLQFRNDEDTRELHNLVIAEVKQEKYSISSPFIRAMKKYKIREGSVSKYCFGVIALFQGIKHNNFKLKVSQLNKLAHATR, from the coding sequence ATGAAGCAGCTGCATGACATACTGAACACATTTGATCCTGTTTCTCTTGAAGAAATGGACCGGGTGAAGCTGATGAACCGTGTAGACACCAAGTTCGTGTTTCCGCTGTCGCGTCTGGCAGGCATCCTTGACCAACTTCGCGACGAATACCAGGTCTTGGAAGTGAACCACCACCGTGTGAGTCGCTACGAGTCGCTGTACTTCGACACCCCGGAATTCGACCTGTACCACAACCACCATCGGGGAAAAATGAACCGGTTCAAAATCCGCTTCCGGAAATATGTGGAATCAGAACTGAATTTCTTCGAGGTGAAGTTCAAAAACAACAAAGGCCGTACAATCAAAGACCGGGTGAAGCAACCGCAGATCAACGATAAGATCACCGATCATGCGCAGGTGCTGCTCAAGGAGAAAACCAGTTTACCCGCTGAGGAACTGGAAGCAAAGATCTGGGTAAATTACTCGCGGATTACGCTGGTCAGTAAACATTCCACCGAACGGGTCACCATCGACCTCGATCTCCAATTCAGGAATGACGAAGACACCCGCGAACTACACAACCTGGTGATCGCAGAAGTGAAGCAGGAGAAATACTCCATCTCCTCCCCTTTCATCCGGGCCATGAAAAAATACAAGATCAGGGAAGGCTCCGTCAGCAAGTATTGTTTCGGTGTGATCGCCCTCTTCCAGGGCATCAAGCATAACAATTTCAAGCTAAAGGTCTCTCAATTAAACAAACTCGCACATGCTACTCGTTGA
- a CDS encoding histidine kinase, whose product MPDHSRGVKHLATNHRRPFIALWFVVFLAWSLPGAAQFYQFRNFNVKDGLPSSEVYGMLQDSKGYMWFATDMGVSWFDGYHFTNFTTENGLTDNTIFGVYEDRNHNIWFQSSLGKLSYFSYTDGKIHTIAANETLTRTIQRDVITSMYIGPKDTIWLGTSSYYLIRVSPGSNAAVDTITLPRKGSYLYQTQSGGQVYGGASGKQLLLNVYTQNQPPYTINTGQSNLSGPGRCIVHRMDDHYLASVNNVVFTFNRDGLISMKHFDDIVISLLADTPHITYVGTYRGIRIFGDYDAESPELFGKLEEKIITSVCRDTENNLWICTKGHGIYCIPHRNLRYFTPDDGLTQSGITCMRRFRNNIVTGHLSGEVSFLNQHGVQTIKPDWGRILPTGWNEITDMWNDRDRYLHIETGNAGFTFLPSTNEFRRSDEKGIKKIIQLRDGHILMLKYRAVLKADSNLQHEKLLVDTIPYYADNLYEDHDGTIWICTINGIYTLNEQHALRYEGNKGNGELAARIVEFAEGAHDALWMATRGEGILVRLNKRYLRIRRSDGLSSNMCRTLYVDGDQHVWVGTNNGLNKITVSSYTPFQYTVETYNAGNGLLTNEVNFIVPREDRLWLAHNNGITVFDPDNIKNDRTPPPIYINKVLINGNLPDSSTRMTALMHNQNDVTIRYIGLSYKNPGQLEYKYMLEGLDSNWTYGTNTSVKYQTLPEGTYRFVVYAMNSDGFLSATPATLEFTIRPAWWNTWTVRLIGMGVIGLLIGLAFRYRLKVIQRQERLRMIRKTRMSVAELKALRAQMNPHFIFNTINSVQYFITGNDPKSSQKYLSKFARLIRYVIDNSKPSLIPLEKELEALNLYLDLESLRFGNRFEYHVIVHEDVDVNHTNIPSMLIQPYVENAIWHGLMHKTEKGKLIIDIRMEQNNLLCVIEDNGIGRQKSAEINVGSRTKQHKSMGMSITKERLDILNEHRKGALSVEIIDLTDAEGFPIGTRVELHIPLS is encoded by the coding sequence ATGCCAGACCATTCGAGGGGGGTAAAACATCTAGCGACAAACCATCGAAGGCCATTCATAGCCCTATGGTTTGTTGTTTTTCTTGCCTGGTCGCTCCCGGGTGCTGCGCAATTCTACCAGTTCCGGAATTTCAATGTGAAAGACGGGCTGCCTTCCTCCGAGGTGTATGGCATGCTGCAGGATTCGAAAGGGTATATGTGGTTTGCCACAGACATGGGGGTAAGCTGGTTCGATGGTTATCATTTCACGAACTTCACCACCGAAAACGGACTGACAGACAACACCATTTTTGGCGTTTATGAAGATCGAAACCACAACATCTGGTTCCAGTCTTCCCTGGGTAAACTCTCCTATTTCAGCTATACGGATGGGAAAATTCACACCATTGCTGCGAACGAAACGCTTACCCGGACCATTCAAAGGGACGTCATCACCTCCATGTACATTGGCCCTAAAGATACCATCTGGCTGGGCACCTCCTCCTACTACCTGATCAGGGTCTCGCCCGGTTCAAATGCCGCCGTGGATACAATCACGCTGCCAAGGAAAGGCTCCTACCTCTACCAAACCCAATCGGGCGGGCAGGTATATGGCGGCGCTTCCGGCAAACAACTGCTTCTGAACGTGTACACACAGAACCAGCCTCCGTATACCATCAACACCGGCCAAAGCAACCTGTCAGGCCCCGGGCGCTGCATCGTTCACCGCATGGATGACCACTACCTGGCATCGGTGAACAACGTTGTTTTTACGTTCAATCGGGATGGCCTGATCAGCATGAAGCATTTCGACGACATCGTGATCTCTCTGCTGGCAGACACCCCACACATTACCTATGTGGGTACCTATCGTGGCATTCGGATCTTCGGGGACTACGATGCCGAATCGCCGGAACTTTTCGGGAAACTGGAGGAAAAGATCATCACCAGTGTCTGCCGTGATACCGAAAACAATCTTTGGATATGTACCAAAGGGCATGGCATCTATTGCATACCTCATCGCAACCTGAGGTACTTCACCCCCGATGACGGCCTGACCCAAAGCGGCATCACCTGCATGCGCCGGTTCCGGAACAACATCGTCACCGGACACCTGAGCGGGGAGGTAAGCTTTCTCAACCAACATGGTGTTCAAACAATCAAACCCGACTGGGGCCGGATTCTGCCCACAGGATGGAATGAGATCACCGATATGTGGAACGACCGTGACCGCTACCTGCACATTGAAACGGGGAATGCCGGCTTCACCTTCCTTCCGTCAACAAATGAATTCCGGAGATCAGATGAAAAAGGCATAAAAAAAATTATCCAGCTGCGGGATGGCCACATCCTCATGCTGAAATACCGCGCCGTGCTAAAAGCAGACTCCAACCTGCAACATGAAAAACTGCTGGTTGATACCATCCCCTATTATGCCGACAACCTTTATGAAGATCACGATGGAACCATCTGGATCTGCACGATCAACGGGATATATACCCTGAACGAACAACATGCCCTTCGGTATGAAGGCAACAAAGGCAATGGTGAGCTCGCCGCCAGAATCGTGGAATTTGCGGAAGGAGCCCATGATGCGCTTTGGATGGCCACCCGGGGTGAAGGTATCCTGGTGAGGCTGAACAAGCGCTACCTACGTATCCGCCGGAGCGATGGCCTGTCAAGCAATATGTGCCGCACGTTGTATGTTGATGGCGACCAACATGTTTGGGTGGGAACCAACAACGGATTGAACAAAATAACTGTCAGCAGCTACACACCTTTTCAGTATACGGTTGAAACATACAATGCAGGGAACGGGCTGCTTACCAACGAAGTGAACTTCATCGTTCCCAGGGAAGATCGTCTCTGGCTCGCACACAACAACGGCATCACCGTATTTGATCCCGACAACATCAAAAACGACCGAACCCCACCTCCCATATATATCAACAAGGTGCTGATCAATGGGAACCTGCCCGACAGCTCCACCCGTATGACGGCCCTCATGCACAACCAGAATGATGTCACCATCCGCTACATCGGCCTTTCATACAAAAATCCGGGACAGTTGGAATACAAGTACATGCTGGAAGGACTCGACAGCAATTGGACCTATGGCACCAACACTTCCGTAAAATACCAAACACTTCCTGAAGGCACCTACCGGTTCGTGGTGTATGCCATGAACAGCGATGGTTTTCTTAGCGCTACGCCCGCCACACTCGAATTCACCATCCGGCCGGCCTGGTGGAATACGTGGACGGTGAGGCTCATTGGTATGGGCGTGATCGGCCTTTTGATCGGCCTTGCCTTCCGCTACAGATTGAAAGTGATTCAAAGGCAGGAGCGGTTGAGGATGATCCGAAAAACCCGGATGTCCGTGGCCGAACTCAAAGCGTTGCGTGCGCAAATGAACCCGCATTTCATCTTCAACACGATCAACTCCGTTCAATACTTCATCACCGGTAATGATCCCAAGTCTTCCCAAAAGTACTTGTCCAAATTCGCCAGGCTGATCCGCTATGTGATCGACAATTCAAAGCCATCGCTGATCCCGTTGGAGAAAGAACTCGAAGCATTGAACCTCTACCTCGACCTGGAATCATTGCGTTTCGGAAACCGGTTCGAATACCATGTTATCGTACACGAGGATGTGGACGTAAACCACACCAATATCCCATCGATGCTGATCCAACCCTATGTGGAAAATGCCATCTGGCATGGCCTGATGCACAAAACGGAAAAAGGAAAATTAATCATTGACATCCGCATGGAGCAAAACAACCTGCTGTGCGTGATTGAAGACAATGGAATAGGCAGACAAAAGTCCGCCGAGATCAATGTCGGGTCGAGAACAAAACAACACAAATCCATGGGAATGTCGATCACCAAAGAACGACTCGATATTTTGAATGAGCACCGGAAAGGGGCATTGAGCGTTGAAATAATTGACCTGACCGATGCGGAAGGTTTCCCCATAGGAACCCGCGTTGAATTGCACATTCCACTGTCATGA
- a CDS encoding outer membrane beta-barrel protein: MRQIRYISLILLLGTFTAVNAQSGLGIKAGAGNGNIRLQYDSFKDFISGNQITGMEAGLFYRLDMNGIYLQPEALYLFRTGTVNNDNNAHITLHRIQFPVMVGLHLLGPLSVEGGPTYNRIFAVDHDLNNNLSIRKDGVGYKVGPALRIHRLMLYAHYEGLVLSPGSGAKLSEPNRLTFGIGWMLGRHSSK, encoded by the coding sequence ATGAGACAAATCCGATATATATCCCTCATCCTGTTGCTGGGCACATTCACTGCAGTGAATGCCCAATCGGGCCTGGGCATCAAAGCCGGTGCCGGCAACGGAAACATCCGCCTCCAATATGATTCGTTCAAAGATTTCATCAGCGGCAACCAGATCACCGGCATGGAAGCCGGACTGTTCTACCGGCTCGACATGAACGGCATTTACCTGCAACCCGAAGCCCTGTACCTGTTCCGTACCGGTACGGTGAACAACGACAACAACGCCCACATCACCCTGCACCGTATTCAGTTCCCGGTGATGGTAGGCCTTCACCTGCTCGGACCGCTGTCCGTTGAAGGCGGCCCCACCTACAACCGCATATTCGCCGTTGACCACGACCTGAACAACAACCTTTCCATTCGCAAAGACGGGGTCGGTTATAAGGTCGGACCGGCACTTCGCATTCACCGGCTTATGTTGTATGCTCATTACGAAGGGTTGGTACTTTCTCCCGGAAGCGGTGCCAAACTGTCCGAGCCGAACCGCCTGACCTTCGGGATCGGTTGGATGTTGGGCAGGCATTCATCCAAATAA
- a CDS encoding MbtH family NRPS accessory protein, producing the protein MSWEDPEDDGIQYQVVVNAEEQYNIWPADREVPLGWNAAGKQGTKQECLDYIEEVWTDMRPLSLRKKMEEMAKDHLAG; encoded by the coding sequence ATGTCATGGGAAGATCCTGAAGACGACGGCATCCAATACCAGGTTGTCGTGAATGCAGAAGAACAATACAACATCTGGCCGGCCGACCGGGAAGTCCCCCTCGGGTGGAATGCCGCCGGCAAACAAGGCACCAAACAGGAATGCCTGGATTACATCGAAGAAGTGTGGACCGATATGCGGCCCTTGTCGCTGAGGAAGAAAATGGAGGAAATGGCGAAGGATCACCTGGCGGGGTGA
- a CDS encoding response regulator transcription factor: protein MLKTLIVDDEEKSRITLDHLISTYCADVKVTAHCDSVSSTLKAIEEHNPDLIFLDIEMPFQNGFTLFEKIKEPTFGVVFVTAYDHYAIKAIKYSALDYILKPVDPDELIAAVEKMKQKQASASFRSSDLELLLANLQAKGKSAKIAVPTFDGLQMVHTDEIVRCTAMESCTEISLTNGSRLVVSRILKEYEELLSDLNFFRIHNSYLINLNHVVKYVKGDGGYVLMSDGNHVEVSRRKKGELLNRLSRLRL, encoded by the coding sequence ATGCTAAAAACACTGATTGTTGACGACGAAGAGAAAAGCAGGATCACCCTGGATCATCTCATCTCCACCTATTGCGCTGACGTGAAAGTAACCGCACACTGCGATTCGGTGAGCAGCACCTTGAAAGCCATTGAAGAACATAACCCGGACCTGATATTCCTGGATATTGAAATGCCCTTCCAGAATGGGTTCACGTTGTTCGAAAAAATAAAGGAGCCCACATTCGGCGTGGTGTTTGTCACTGCTTACGATCACTATGCGATCAAGGCCATCAAGTACAGTGCGCTGGATTACATCCTGAAGCCCGTGGATCCCGATGAACTCATCGCCGCGGTGGAAAAGATGAAGCAAAAGCAAGCTTCCGCCTCCTTCCGTTCATCCGACCTTGAACTTCTCCTGGCCAACCTGCAAGCCAAGGGAAAATCGGCCAAGATTGCGGTGCCCACATTCGACGGATTGCAGATGGTACATACCGATGAGATTGTCAGATGCACAGCCATGGAAAGCTGCACCGAGATCTCGCTGACCAACGGAAGCAGGCTGGTTGTTTCACGCATCCTGAAGGAATACGAGGAATTGCTGTCTGACCTGAATTTTTTTCGCATCCATAACTCTTACCTGATCAACCTGAACCATGTGGTTAAATATGTAAAGGGTGATGGCGGTTATGTATTGATGAGCGACGGAAACCATGTGGAGGTTTCCCGCCGCAAAAAGGGTGAATTGCTGAACCGCCTCTCCCGGCTCCGGTTATAG
- a CDS encoding DUF2490 domain-containing protein, with the protein MRYRRLATCFIGLLVLPVICHAQVKDAGLWLQASAKKKLTQSFSVELGQALRWNENVSELGSAFTEIGGSYKLMRRLEASAFYRFGQEREPDNHYSQRHRYYIDLSYKIKFKPLSLVLRERYQSSYNDINRREKGDVAKNYLRSRLTLKYNLEKKYTPYLESEIFYRMDEWVTKVRFRGGVDYELNKFSSIELFYMINKEVQVKNPWTSFITGVSYSYSF; encoded by the coding sequence ATGAGGTATAGGCGGCTGGCAACCTGTTTTATCGGCCTGCTGGTCCTCCCCGTCATCTGCCATGCGCAGGTGAAAGACGCCGGACTCTGGTTACAAGCTTCAGCGAAAAAGAAGCTCACACAATCGTTTTCCGTTGAGCTTGGCCAGGCCCTCCGCTGGAACGAGAATGTATCCGAACTGGGATCTGCCTTCACCGAAATCGGCGGCTCATACAAGCTCATGCGCCGCCTGGAGGCTTCCGCTTTCTATCGTTTCGGGCAGGAACGGGAACCCGACAACCACTACAGCCAACGTCATCGCTATTACATTGACCTGTCCTACAAGATCAAGTTCAAACCCCTCAGCCTGGTCCTGAGAGAAAGGTACCAGTCGAGCTACAACGACATCAACCGCCGCGAAAAAGGCGATGTTGCAAAGAACTACCTGCGCAGCCGCCTCACCCTGAAATACAACCTGGAAAAGAAGTACACGCCCTACCTCGAATCGGAAATCTTCTACCGCATGGACGAGTGGGTCACCAAGGTGCGCTTTCGCGGCGGAGTCGACTATGAGTTGAACAAGTTCAGCAGCATAGAACTGTTTTACATGATCAACAAAGAAGTGCAGGTGAAGAACCCCTGGACGTCTTTCATCACCGGGGTGAGTTATTCCTATTCTTTCTGA
- a CDS encoding winged helix-turn-helix transcriptional regulator — MRRDIYQAIADPTRRAILSLIALQAMTPNALAEQFDTTRQAVSKHLRILTECDLVRQEQRGREIYYQLQVEKMKEIDQWIDQFRKIWETKFDQLDDVLSTLKKKKK; from the coding sequence ATGAGAAGAGACATTTACCAGGCCATAGCGGACCCCACACGGCGCGCCATCCTCAGCCTCATCGCCCTGCAGGCCATGACGCCGAATGCATTGGCCGAACAATTCGACACCACGCGCCAGGCGGTATCCAAACACCTCCGCATCCTTACGGAGTGTGACCTTGTTCGCCAGGAACAACGCGGACGTGAGATCTATTACCAGCTGCAGGTTGAGAAAATGAAAGAGATCGATCAATGGATCGACCAGTTCAGAAAAATATGGGAAACCAAATTCGATCAGCTCGACGACGTACTATCCACCCTTAAAAAGAAAAAGAAATGA
- a CDS encoding DUF4956 domain-containing protein: MLLVELLNEDNTREAFTLFNKLSEKFFVRLAVDFASVFVLVRLIYYPIYRNREYFFTFFIFNLIIFLITYLLNKVDMSMGAAFGLFAVFSMLRYRTEGISMKDMTYLFLVIAIGLLTAVTKGSADEFILLNAIIIGVTYLLESNILIKKEASKVIQYENIDMIKPEHREELIKDLEQRTGLKINRITLHRVDFLRDTAVIRIYYYEV, encoded by the coding sequence ATGCTACTCGTTGAACTACTGAACGAAGATAACACCAGAGAGGCCTTCACCCTCTTCAATAAATTGTCGGAGAAATTTTTTGTCAGGCTGGCCGTGGATTTCGCCTCCGTGTTTGTCCTGGTTCGGTTGATCTACTACCCCATCTACCGCAACCGGGAATACTTCTTCACGTTCTTCATCTTCAACCTGATCATCTTCCTGATCACCTACCTGCTCAACAAGGTAGACATGAGCATGGGGGCCGCATTCGGCTTGTTCGCCGTCTTTTCCATGTTGCGATACCGAACCGAAGGCATCTCCATGAAAGACATGACCTACCTGTTTCTGGTCATCGCCATCGGTCTGCTGACCGCCGTCACCAAGGGAAGCGCAGACGAGTTCATCTTACTGAACGCAATCATCATTGGTGTCACCTACCTGCTGGAAAGCAACATCCTCATCAAGAAGGAAGCGTCCAAGGTCATCCAGTATGAGAACATAGACATGATCAAACCCGAACACCGCGAAGAACTCATCAAAGACCTGGAACAACGGACCGGACTCAAGATCAACCGCATCACCCTGCACCGCGTCGACTTTCTCCGGGACACCGCTGTCATCCGCATTTATTACTATGAGGTATAG
- a CDS encoding SRPBCC domain-containing protein, with translation MNKQLISEFLVDKDKKTITIEREFDAELPLVWNAYTQPELLARWWAPKPWQVKTRIMDFRDGGSWHYAMVSPEGQEHWCRINYQKIVPQVSYTATDCFTDAEGNENHEMPSSNWYITFHNQGATTLVRKLLSFDDLAQLENIIKMGFKEGITMTMDALNAMLPEWKKKA, from the coding sequence ATGAACAAGCAACTGATTTCGGAATTCCTTGTCGACAAAGACAAGAAAACCATCACCATCGAACGCGAATTCGATGCGGAACTGCCACTGGTATGGAATGCCTATACCCAACCCGAACTGCTCGCACGCTGGTGGGCGCCCAAACCCTGGCAGGTCAAAACCCGCATCATGGATTTCCGCGACGGCGGATCCTGGCATTATGCCATGGTGTCACCAGAAGGGCAGGAACACTGGTGCAGGATAAACTATCAAAAAATCGTTCCGCAGGTCAGCTACACTGCCACCGATTGTTTTACCGATGCCGAAGGAAATGAAAACCACGAGATGCCCAGCTCCAACTGGTACATTACTTTCCACAATCAAGGAGCCACCACCCTGGTAAGGAAACTCCTGTCGTTCGATGACCTCGCACAACTGGAGAACATCATTAAGATGGGCTTCAAGGAAGGCATCACCATGACCATGGATGCGTTGAACGCGATGTTGCCGGAGTGGAAGAAGAAGGCCTGA